The following proteins come from a genomic window of Salvia hispanica cultivar TCC Black 2014 chromosome 4, UniMelb_Shisp_WGS_1.0, whole genome shotgun sequence:
- the LOC125218902 gene encoding protein CfxQ-like yields MKDQRPRSLKPATIHGFAQSGDVSAFQRLLHNNPSLLNDRNPVMAQTPLHVSAGYNNIEIIKLLLDWRGPEKVEMEAMNMYGETPLHMAAKNGCNEAARLLLARGAAVEAKANNGMTPLHLAVWHSLRAEDFSTVNTLLEYKANCSAEDNEGMTPLNHLSHGSGNDKLRDLLIRHLEEQRKQKAIEACSETKAKMDALEIELSNIVGLDALKLQLRKWAKGMLLDERRRSLGLKIGARRLPHMAFLGNPGTGKTMVARVLGKLLHMVGVLPTDKVTEVQRTDLVGEFVGHTGPKTRRKIQEAEGGILFVDEAYRLIPTQKSDDKDYGLEALEEIMSVMDTGKVVVIFAGYSEPMKRVIASNEGFCRRVTKFFHFDDFNSEDLARILHLKMCNQGDSSLLYGFKLHPSCSVDAIQAMIELETSEKQRREMNGGLVGPMLVNARENLDLRIDFECIDTESLLTITLEDLSAGLRLLTR; encoded by the exons ATGAAGGACCAACGGCCCAGATCTTTGAAGCCTGCCACAATCCATGGCTTTGCGCAGTCTGGAGATGTCAGTGCATTCCAGAGGTTGCTTCACAACAACCCTTCCCTTCTCAATGACCGGAACCCCGTG ATGGCACAGACACCCCTTCATGTTTCTGCTGGTTACAACAATATTGAGATTATAAAACTTCTTCTCGATTGGCGAGGACCTGAGAAAGTGGAAATGGAGGCCATGAATATG TATGGAGAAACTCCATTGCATATGGCAGCAAAGAATGGGTGTAATGAGGCTGCAAGGTTGCTCCTTGCTCGTGGTGCTGCTGTTGAGGCAAAGGCAAAT AACGGAATGACTCCTTTACATCTAGCTGTCTGGCACTCGCTTCGAGCTGAAGATTTCTCAACTGTTAATACATTGCTAGAGTATAAAGCCAATTGCAGTGCTGAAGATAAT GAGGGAATGACTCCTTTGAATCATCTGTCACACGGATCAGGTAATGATAAATTGCGGGATCTCCTCATACGACATCTTGAAGAACAGAGAAAACAAAAAGCCATTGAAGCATGCAGCGAGACCAAAGCCAAGATGGATGCacttgaaattgaattatcaAATATAGTGGGCCTAGATGCGCTGAAGCTACAGCTACGGAAATGGGCAAAGGGGATGCTTTTAGATGAGAGGCGACGATCCCTTGGACTCAAAATTGGAGCCAGAAGACTGCCTCATATGGCCTTTCTCGGAAATCCTGGAACAG GTAAAACTATGGTAGCCCGAGTTTTAGGGAAACTACTGCACATGGTGGGAGTACTTCCAACAGATAAAGTAACAGAAGTGCAAAGAACAGATTTGGTTGGAGAATTTGTTGGGCATACAGGGCCAAAGACAAGAAGAAAG ATTCAAGAAGCCGAGGGTGGTATTCTCTTTGTAGATGAAGCATATCGCCTGATACCAACGCAAAAGTCAGATGACAAAGATTACGGATTAGAAGCATTGGAGGAGATCATGTCTGTCATGGACACTGGAAAAGTGGTTGTCATATTTGCTGGGTATAGCGAACCCATGAAGCGTGTAATAGCTTCAAATGAGGGCTTCTGCAGAAGGGTGACAAAATTTTTCCACTTTGATGACTTCAATAGTGAAGATTTGGCCAGGATCCTTCATCTTAAAATGTGCAATCAGGGTGACAGTAGTCTTTTGTATGGATTTAAGTTACATCCTTCGTGTAGTGTAGATGCCATCCAAGCGATGATTGAACTGGAAACGAGTGAAAAACAGCGTAGAGAGATGAATGGAGGTCTAGTAGGTCCGATGCTGGTAAATGCTAGAGAGAATCTGGATTTGAGGATTGATTTTGAATGTATAGACACAGAGTCTTTGCTTACCATCACCTTGGAGGATTTGTCAGCGGGGCTTCGGTTGTTGACGCGTTGA